Part of the Methylorubrum populi genome is shown below.
AGAACTGGGGCTTGGCTGCCTTCGGATCGGCGGTGAGCGCCCGGCCCAGCACCTTGCGCGCCTCAGGCGAGACCGTACCGTCGGCCGCGGCGACCAGCGCCTCGCCCCAGTCGGACAGGGCTTGGGCGTCCTCGCCCTTGAGGCGCACGAGGGCGGCGTAGGCGCGCGCCGCATCGTCGAAGCGTCCGAGCCGCATGTAGACCGGGCCGAGCACGCTCCAGCCACGGGCGTCGTCCGGATGGTTGGCGAGCCGCGCCTCGATCTGGCCGATGGCGGTCATCAGATCCTGCGCGCCCGCCCGGGTCGCCTTGCGGTCGGCGTCGGTCTGCGAGGGAAGGTTCGGCGAGCCGTAGAGGCCGTACACGACGAGCGCGACGAGGGGGATGGTCGAGAGCGCGAAGGCGGAGGCCGCCCGGCGCTGGCGCAGATGCGGCTCGGCGATCGGCGCCGCGCCCGATGCGTCGGCCTGTTCCTCGCGGCTCGCCCGCAGCAGCCGGCGTGCTGCCTCGGCCCGCGCGGCCTCGGCCTCGGCCGGCGCGATGAGGCCGCGGCCGAGATCGCGCTCGATCTCGGCGAGTTGATCCTCGTAGAACCCGGTCTCGGTGGCGAGCCCGTCGCCCTGCGCCTCCGGGCCGGCTCCCTGCCGGCGGCGGCGCGACATCGGCCAGAGCAGCGCGAACACAGCTGCGCCGGTCATGGCCGCCAGGATGAACCAGATCGCCGTCATCAGACCCAAAAGATTTAAGCTCGGCCCCGTGTAGAGCCCGAGCGGGGCCTGCACGACATCGCTTCCGGGTGACACGTCGTCACGCGCGGGTGAAGCAGGGCCATAGCACAGGCGGGATGCGGCGTAACCTTCGCCGATCCGGTGCCACTCAACGTTGTCCGACCCCGGCCGGCGCGTCACCCGGCACCTCGATCACGGCGCGCAGGCCGCCGAGGGCCGCCGCCTCCAGCCGGAAGCGGCCGCGATAGAGGGCCGCGAGATCGGCGACGATCGACAGGCCGAGACCGGAGCCGGGCTTGGTCTCGTCGAGGCGCCGGCCGCGCTTCAGCACCGCCGCCCGGTCCTCTTCCGGCAGGCCCGGTCCGTCATCCTCCACCGCGACGAGGAGGTGGGGATAATCGTGCTCGCCCGTCGGCGCGGCGGAGATCGAGACCCGGCCCGTCGCCCATTTCGAGGCGTTGTCGACGAGATTGCCGATCATCTCCTCGAAATCCTGCTTCTCGCCGCGGAAACGCAGGCCCGGCGGCACGTGGACCTCGTAGGCGATGTCCTTGTCGCGGTAGATCTTGCCGAATGTCCGCACGAGGCCGGCCAGCGCCGGCTCGACCTCGGTGGAGGTGCCGAGGGTGCCGGCGAGCGCCGCGGCGCGGGCGCGGTCGAGATGGTAGTTCACCTGGTCGCGCATCACCGCCGCCTGCTCGCGGATCTTCTCTGACAACTCGGGCGGGGCGTCGCTGCCGCCGGCCTCGTTGACGATGATCGAGAGCGGCGTCTTGAGGGCGTGGGCGAGGTTGCCGACCTGGGTGCGGGCGCGTTCCAGGATCTCCCGGTTGGTCTCGATCAAGAGGTTGATCTCCCCCGCCAGCGGGGCGATGTCGCGTGGATACTCGCCGTCGATCCGGTCGGCCTCGCCGCGGCGGATCGTGCCGAGCGCCGTGCGCAGCTTGCGCAAGGGGGCAAGGCCGAAGCGGATCTGCAGCAGCGCGGTCGCCGCGAGCGAGAAGCCGAGCAGGGCGAAGGTCATGAACAGCGAGAAGCGGAAGCGCTCGACGTCGTTGACGATCTCGTCGGCGGGGCCGGCCACCCGCACGGTGTAGCGCCCGTCGGCGCCGACATCGACGTCGCGCTCGACGATCCGCAGCGTCCGGTCGTCCTGGCCCCGGCCGTAGCCCTGGCGGATCTGGCCGATGGTGGCGGTGCCGGCCTGATCCGGCCCTTTCAACGGCACGCCGACGAGCGAGCGCGAGGTGCGCAGGTCCCGCGGCTTGGCGTCGGGCCGCCCGACCTGCCAGTACCAGCCCGAGAGCGGCAGGTCGAAGCGCGGATCGCCGAGCGAGAAGGAGCGCGTCTCGGGCTCGCTCGGGCTGACGAGATCGGTGGCGAGGTTGTTGGCGAAGACGAGCAGGCGGCTGTCGAAGGCGCGCTCGGTGTTCTCGCGGTAGAGCGTGGTGAGGATGAAGGCCGCGATGACGAGGATCGCGGTGCTCGACAGGAACGAGGAGACCGCGAGCCGGACCGCGATGGAGCGGCGGCGCAAGGGGAGCCAGGCGAGACGGTCGGTCATGAATCCTGGCTCGAATCTCGGCTCGCTCGCATAGGCGCGGGCATGTACATCATGCGCACCGACTTTCTACACCGCCCGCCGGCGAGACGCTCATGGCCCTGCATATCCGCGATGCGGAGACGGACCGCCTCGTCCGCCTCCCGGCCGAGCGGAAGGGTGTTCCGCTCACCGAAGCCGTCAAGCTCGCCGTCCGCAACGAGTTGGAGCGGGAGGAGCGCCGCCCCGGCCTGTGGGAGCGGCTGAAACCTCTGCACGAGCGCGTGGCCGCGCGGCCCTCCACGGGTCTCGAGGCCGACAAAGCCTTCTTCGACGGGCTGAACGACGAGTGATGTTCGTCGATGCCTCCGCCCTGATCGCGATCATCACGGAAGAGCCGGAAGGACGGGCTCTCCGCCGAACGTCTCGAAGCGGCGGAGGTGCCGATCACCTCGCCGGTTGCCGTCTACGGGGCGGCCCTCGGCATCGCCCGCAAGAAGCAGGGTGGGCTCGAGGCGGCCAGAGCGGATATCGCGATGCTGCTCGATCTCGCCCGGATCAGTCTCGTCCCGATCACGCCGGAGGATGCGGAGCGGGCGTTGGACGCCTTCGGGCGCTACGGCAAGGGAACGGGGCATCCGGCCCGCCTGAATATGAGCGACGGCTTCGCCAACGCGGTTGCGCAAGGTCACGGCGTTCCGCTCCTCTACAAGGGAGAGGATTTCGCGCTCACCGACCTCGGCGGCCCATAGGGTCTCACCCCCGCCCCGGCGG
Proteins encoded:
- a CDS encoding ATP-binding protein codes for the protein MTDRLAWLPLRRRSIAVRLAVSSFLSSTAILVIAAFILTTLYRENTERAFDSRLLVFANNLATDLVSPSEPETRSFSLGDPRFDLPLSGWYWQVGRPDAKPRDLRTSRSLVGVPLKGPDQAGTATIGQIRQGYGRGQDDRTLRIVERDVDVGADGRYTVRVAGPADEIVNDVERFRFSLFMTFALLGFSLAATALLQIRFGLAPLRKLRTALGTIRRGEADRIDGEYPRDIAPLAGEINLLIETNREILERARTQVGNLAHALKTPLSIIVNEAGGSDAPPELSEKIREQAAVMRDQVNYHLDRARAAALAGTLGTSTEVEPALAGLVRTFGKIYRDKDIAYEVHVPPGLRFRGEKQDFEEMIGNLVDNASKWATGRVSISAAPTGEHDYPHLLVAVEDDGPGLPEEDRAAVLKRGRRLDETKPGSGLGLSIVADLAALYRGRFRLEAAALGGLRAVIEVPGDAPAGVGQR
- a CDS encoding type II toxin-antitoxin system VapB family antitoxin; the protein is MALHIRDAETDRLVRLPAERKGVPLTEAVKLAVRNELEREERRPGLWERLKPLHERVAARPSTGLEADKAFFDGLNDE
- a CDS encoding type II toxin-antitoxin system VapC family toxin, coding for MPITSPVAVYGAALGIARKKQGGLEAARADIAMLLDLARISLVPITPEDAERALDAFGRYGKGTGHPARLNMSDGFANAVAQGHGVPLLYKGEDFALTDLGGP